In a single window of the Salvelinus alpinus chromosome 15, SLU_Salpinus.1, whole genome shotgun sequence genome:
- the LOC139539252 gene encoding uncharacterized protein codes for MFYYSSSKPLLLVVLIVLFNGHNWADKVVGIIGHDITIRFSFQNTFTASGNRSISLYKSSKKIGECNHDVHSCCSQSHLCISENKEFSFFIQNLTSVDNGTYWITLFQINRDPPMLKSNEVSLILQSDGYTTESPSCTSNDDDISDSGNANNVYVLIIFAVLGVSIIALLIGLLGWFCWTYKRSPEGDQQENLKAKQQGSGEASTSMSVYSVEYGVLDFNSRPNGEEGNTHGREREGGVVRSAETVEYAAITFPPQQRVSYGR; via the exons ATGTTCTACTACTCTAGCTCAAAGCCTCTATTACTGGTTGTCCTCATCGTGCTGTTCAACG gACACAACTGGGCAGATAAAGTGGTAGGAATCATAGGTCATGATATCACCATCCGCTTCTCATTTCAGAACACGTTCACAGCATCTGGTAATCGGTCAATTAGTCTTTACAAAAGTTCTAAAAAGATCGGTGAATGTAATCATGATGTGCACAGCTGTTGCTCACAAAGCCACCTCTGCATCTCTGAGAATAAAGAGTTCTCTTTCTTCATCCAAAATCTGACATCAGTTGACAACGGAACATATTGGATCACGTTGTTCCAAATCAATAGAGATCCTCCCATGCTAAAAAGCAATGAGGTGTCGCTTATCCTTCAATCGGATGGTTACACCACAG AATCCCCATCATGCACCTCTAACGATGATGATATCAGCGACAGTGGAAACGCCAACAATGTCTATGTCCTGATCATCTTTGCTGTTTTGGGGGTATCCATCATAGCTCTGTTAATCGGACTGCTTGGTTGGTTCTGCTGGACCTACAAAAGGAGCCCAG AAGGGGACCAGCAAGAGAACCTCAAGGCCAAGCAACAG GGGTCAGGAGAGGCATCCACCTCCATGTCTGTGTATTCTGTAGAATACGGTGTGCTGGACTTCAACAGTAGACCCAATGGAGAAGAGGGGAACACgcatgggagggagagggagggaggagtggtaaGGTCTGCAGAGACAGTGGAATATGCTGCAATCACCTTTCCCCCACAACAAAGGGTGTCATATGGAAGATAG